A genomic stretch from Bos javanicus breed banteng chromosome 29, ARS-OSU_banteng_1.0, whole genome shotgun sequence includes:
- the LOC133240962 gene encoding putative olfactory receptor 8G3, whose product MDPGNHSSVTEFILAGLTEQPQLQLPLFLLFLGIYVVTMVGNLGMITLTGLSSHLHTPMYYFLTNLSFIDLCQSTVITPKMLVSFMTEKNFISYPECMTQLYFFIIFAISESHMLAVMAYDRYVAICNPLLYNITMSYYICFCLTVGVYILGITGSTIHTGFMLRLFFCNTNIINHYFCDLFPLLELSCSSIYVNELLVIFLSAFNILIPALVILSSYIFILSSILQIHSKEGRSKAFSTCSSHISAVAIFYGSTAFMYLQPSSVSSMDQGKVSSVFYTIIVPMLNPLIYSLRNRDVKFALKKILDCAKHVGTEPIS is encoded by the coding sequence ATGGACCCTGGAAATCATTCCTCAGTGACTGAGTTCATCCTCGCTGGACTCACAGAACAGCCACAACTCCAgctgccccttttcctcctcttcctaggAATCTATGTGGTCACGATGGTGGGGAACCTGGGCATGATCACACTGACTGGGCTCAGTTCTCacctgcacacccccatgtactattTCCTCACCAACTTGTCCTTTATTGATCTCTGTCAGTCGACTGTCATTACCCCCAAAATGCTGGTGAGCTTCATGACAGAGAAGAATTTTATCTCCTATCCTGAATGCATGACTCAACtttatttcttcatcatttttGCTATTTCAGAAAGTCACATGCTGGCTGTGATGGCATATGACCGCTATGTTGCCATCTGCAACCCCTTGCTTTACAACATCACCATGTCTTATTACATCTGCTTCTGCCTCACAGTGGGAGTTTATATTTTGGGCATCACTGGATCCACAATCCATACAGGATTTATGTTGAGACTCTTTTTCTGCAACACCAATATTATTAACCATTATTTCTGTGATCTCTTTCCACTCCTGGAGCTATCCTGTTCCAGCATCTATGTCAATGAATTATTGGTTATATTCTTAAGTGCATTTAACATTTTGATTCCTGCCTTAGTTATTCTTTCTTCCTACATCTTCATCCTCTCCAGCATCCTCCAAATCCACTCCAAGGAGGGCAGGTCCAAAGCCTTCAGCACCTGCAGCTCTCACATCTCAGCTGTTGCTATTTTCTATGGATCTACTGCATTCATGTACCTGCAGCCATCATCAGTCAGCTCCATGGACCAAGGGAAAGTGTCCTCTGTGTTTTATACCATCATTGTGCCCATGCTAAACCCCCTGATCTATAGCCTACGGAATAGGGATGTCAAATTTGCGCTGAAAAAAATTCTAGACTGTGCAAAACATGTAGGAACAGAGCCAATATCATGA